The following are from one region of the Myotis daubentonii chromosome 2, mMyoDau2.1, whole genome shotgun sequence genome:
- the LOC132227904 gene encoding heterogeneous nuclear ribonucleoprotein H2-like, translating to MMLSTEGREGFVVKVRGLPWSCSADEVMRFFSDCKIQNGTSGIHFIYTREGRPSGEAFVELESEDEVKLALKKDRETMVHRYVEVFKSNSVEMDWVLKHTGPNSPDAANDGFVRLRGLPFGCSKEEIVQFFSGLETVPNGMTLPVDFQGRSTGEAFVQFASQEIAEKALKKHKERIGHRYIEIFKSSRAEVRTHYDPPRKLMAMQRPGPYDRPGTGRGYNSIGRGAGFERMRRGAYGGGYGGYDDYGGYNDGYGFGSDRFGRDLNYCFSGMSDHRYGDGVSSFQSTTGHCVHMRGLPYRATENDIYNFFSPLKPMRVHIEIGPDGRVTGEADVEFATHEDAVAAMAKDKANMQHRYVELFLNSTAGTSGGAYDHSYVELFLNSTAGASSGAYGSQMMGGMGSSNQSSYGGPASQQLSGGYGGGYGVQSSMSGYDQVLQENSSDYQSNLA from the coding sequence ATGATGCTGAGCACGGAAGGCAGAGAGGGTTTCGTGGTGAAGGTCAGGGGCCTACCCTGGTCCTGCTCTGCTGATGAAGTGATGCGCTTCTTCTCTGATTGCAAAATCCAAAATGGCACGTCAGGTATTCATTTCATCTACACCAGAGAAGGCAGACCAAGTGGTGAAGCATTTGTCGAACTTGAATCTGAAGATGAAGTGAAATTGGCTTTGAAGAAGGACAGAGAAACCATGGTACACAGATATGTTGAAGTATTCAAGTCCAACAGTGTTGAAATGGACTGGGTGTTGAAGCATACAGGTCCAAATAGTCCTGATGCTGCCAATGATGGCTTCGTCCGCCTTAGAGGACTCCCATTTGGCTGTAGCAAGGAGGAGATTGTTCAGTTTTTTTCAGGGTTGGAAACTGTGCCAAATGGGATGACACTGCCTGTGGACTTTCAAGGGCGGAGCACAGGGGAGGCCTTTGTGCAATTTGCTTCACAGGAGATAGCTGAAAAGGCCTTAAAGAAGCACAAGGAAAGAATAGGCCACAGGTACATTGAAATCTTTAAGAGTAGCCGAGCTGAAGTCCGAACCCACTATGATCCTCCTCGAAAGCTCATGGCTATGCAGCGACCCGGTCCCTATGATAGGCCAGGGACTGGCAGAGGTTATAATAGCATTGGCAGAGGGGCTGGGTTTGAAAGGATGAGGCGAGGTGCCTATGGTGGAGGCTATGGAGGCTATGATGATTATGGTGGCTATAATGATGGGTATGGCTTTGGGTCTGATAGATTTGGAAGAGACCTCAACTACTGTTTTTCAGGAATGTCTGATCATAGATACGGAGATGGGGTGTCCAGTTTCCAGAGCACCACAGGCCACTGTGTACACATGAGGGGATTACCTTACAGAGCCACTGAGAAtgatatttacaattttttctcaCCTCTTAAACCCATGAGAGTACACATTGAAATTGGACCCGATGGCAGAGTTACTGGTGAGGCAGATGTTGAATTTGCTACTCATGAAGATGCTGTGGCAGCTATGGCAAAAGACAAGGCTAATATGCAACACAGATATGTGGAGCTCTTCTTGAATTCTACTGCAGGAACAAGTGGGGGTGCTTATGATCACAGCTATGTAGAACTCTTTTTGAATTCTACAGCAGGGGCAAGTAGCGGTGCTTATGGTAGCCAAATGATGGGAGGGATGGGCTCATCCAACCAGTCTAGTTATGGGGGTCCTGCTAGCCAGCAGCTGAGTGGTGGTTACGGAGGTGGTTATGGTGTTCAGAGCAGTATGAGTGGATATGACCAAGTGCTGCAGGAAAACTCAAGTGACTATCAGTCAAACCTTGCGTAG